In Oscillospiraceae bacterium, the genomic window GTTGGAACCGGTGGCACGGATGGCACAGCCCAGCTCGGTGCCGAAGAACCAGTACAGCACGCCGATGACCACCGCCGTGACCAGAATGATCATGATGATGGGGTTGTGCAGGGCAAATTCCTTGACCCAGCGCAGGGAGATGAGCAGGCCGTACTTGTCCACGTTGATGGACTGGTTGGCCTTGCCCATGATCTTCAGGTTGATGGAGTACAGAGCCAGCTGAGTCAGGATGCCGGCCAGAATGGCGGGGATGCCCATAAAGGTGTGCAGCAGGCCGGTGACAAGGCCGGTGGCCAGACCGGCCAGCACCGCCACCAGCAGTGCCAGCCAGACGTTCATGCCGGAAAGCAGGCACATGACGCACACAGCACCGCCGGTGCCGAAAGAGCCGTCCACGGTCAGGTCGGCCACGTCCAGAATGCGGTAGGTCAGGTATACGCCAATGGCCATGATGCCCCAGATCAGGCCCTGCGCACAGGCACCCGGCAGAGCACCCGGCAGGTTGGCAAGTCTTGCAATGATCTCCAAAACAATTTCCTCCTAAACGTTACACTTTTTTATCTCCCGTTTTGATACGGGAAAGCGGAGAAGAGTAAAAATATGCTCTCCTCCGCTATTTTCGTTTTGGTTCCCGCTGTTGTCAGGCTTCGATCTCTACATAGCCTTCCGGCACGGTCAGGCCCAGATCATCGCAGATGGCCTTGTTGTACTTCTTGGTCACGTCGGTGTACTCGATGGGCATGGTGGAGATATCGCTCTCGCCGTTCAGGATCTTGACGGCCATCTCACCGGTGGTGTAGCCCAGATCATAGTAGCTGATGGACAGGGTGGCCACGCCGCAGCCGGAGCAGATGCCCTCCTCACCGGCGAACACGGGCTTCTTGGCCGGGCGGCAGATGCCGTCCACGATGCCGGTATTGGCGGCAACGGTGTTGTCAGTGGGCACATACAGGGCATCGTTCTCATCGGCCGCTTTCTGGCACACAGAGGACAGATCGTTGGAGTCGGAGAATGCGTACTGGGTAGCGGTCACACCCTTGGTCTCCAGGTACTTCTGGACCTCGTCCACCTGATACTGGCTGTTGGCCTCAGCGGAGCAGTACAGCAGGCCCACCTTCTTGGCGTCCGGCATCCACTCCACGATCATATCCGCCTGCTGATCCAGCGGGGCCAGATCGGAGGTGCCGGAGACGTTGCCGCCCACGGTGCCGGAGAAGTTATCCAGACCCAGCGCCACGCCGTACTCGGTGACCGAGGTGCCCAGCACCGGGATGGTGTTGGTGGCAGCCTGAGCCGCCTGCAGAGCGGGGGTCGCGTTGGCCATGATCAGATCCACACCGGAAGAAACAAAGCCGTTGGTGATGGTAGCGCAGGTTGCGGAGTCGCCCTGTGCATTCTGGAAGTCGAAGGTAACGTTGTCGCCAAAGGCAGCCGTCAGGGCATCCTCAAAGCCCTGGGTGGCAGCATCCAGAGCGGCGTGCTGCACCAGCTGGCAGATGCCAACGGTGAACTTCTGGCCGTCAGCCGCTGCAGAAACAGAAGCTGCGGTGGAGGAAGCCACGGAAGAAGCAGCTGCGGAGGAAGCGGAAGAACCGCCACAGGCAGACAGAGCAGCGGCGGCACCGCAGGCAGCGGCGGCAGCCAGGAACGAACGACGAGTGATCTTACGCATTTTGATTTCTCTCCTCTATACATTGCAGTTCGTGCGGCCACAGGCTGCCGCACGCGAACTGCTGAATTGTAAGCGAGCCAGAAACAGGTTTGCTTTACACTCGTGAAGTATAGCACACATTTCCCGGTAAAACAATCCGCTTTTGCGCAAAAACGGCCCTTATTATCTATTATTTAAAACAGTTCCATCAATTATTTTGATTGCACGTTTTGCTTTTGCTGGTAAGCCGTCAGTTTTGCCCAATCGGCTTTCAGACCGTGCAGGTTGGCTTCCAGCTGGGGCAGCCAGGGCTGTGCGTAGTCGTAGTGGTAATACAGTGCCTGCCACAGCTTTGCCTGGGCACGCCGCAGCAGCACCGGACTGAGCACCGCTTCCAGACGTTCCACCTCATCCTCCAGCTCCATGCAGGTCAATGCCCAGCGCACGTCCAGCGCCTCGCGGGCGGGCACGTCGTAGCGGGACAGGTAGTCCTGTACCCGGGCTTCGATCACCTGCCCTCCGCAGCCGGTAGGCTGCAAGAAGTAGCTCACCTGCCCTTCCCGGCTGATCTCCTGGGCCAGCGGGTAGAGCGCGCACACCAGCGGTTCCGCATCGTGGATGGCACAGTGGTTCTCGGTCAGGAACGGGCAGTTGCTGCGGTTCTCTTTGACCGGGGCCAGCCGCAGCACCGGCAGATGGCTCACCTGCCCGATGCTGGCCCGGCAATAGCCCCGGGCCACGATCTGCGGCGGCAGGCGCAGCCGGGCTGCAATGCGCCACAGGTCAAAACCAGATACTACGATATCTTCCCTGCCCCGGCAGCAGTCGCCGCATCCGGCGCAGGCAAAACAGAACTGCGCCTCCCGCTCCAGAAGCGGCATGGCCTCGGTGCGGGTAAAATCCACCTGCCCGCACAGGTCGATGTGGTCGTCACGCATGGATGATCTTCCTTCTTCCTGAATGATATTGATTTTTATTGTATCACATTGCCGTCAAAAGCAAAAGGGAGCGTTTCCGCTCCCCTTGCGCTATCCTGTCATTGATACTTCTTTGCCGGGATGACGATTGCGCCAAACAGCGATGCAATGTATCCGATAAACACTGCACGCCACACCTGCCATCCGGTGGCCTGTTCAAACACGACCGCCGCTGCCGTGCAGAGCGGTGTCAGGAGCATACTTACCACGCACCACACCCGCATTGCTTTGATCACATGGAGCCAGTTGCGGTTGTTGTAGTACACACCCGGAATATTCATGTGGATCGCGCCCTGTGCAAAATTGCAGACATGGTTTTCGTCATAATAGCGCGGCAATGTTTCCGGAATCCAGAACAAGGTGTAGGCCCCATATACGATGCCGAAGATCACGTTTATAATCAGCAGCATCATTGCCCCCTCGGTCCCGGCCAGCCCCACGGCCCAGACAACTGCGGTCTCTACAAGGCCAAGCACCACGCTGACCCCATACAGCGGCAGAAACTTCTGCGTGCGGGCCTGGCGGCGCTCCGGCGGTTCTGCCGAAAAAATCAGTGCCTTGCGGATCAGTTCCTCTGTTTCCTCGCGGGTAAAGCGCTGCTCCTCCTCCACGCGGCAGCCCTGTAACAGCTCGGCCACGGTCACATTCAGCTGTTCGGCCAGCGGCACCAGCAGGGAGATATCCGGCACGCTCAAGCCGCGCTCCCATTTGCTGACGGCTTTATCCGAAACATACAGGCAGGCGGCAAGCTCCTTCTGGGTCATGCCCTTCTCCCTGCGCAGCTGTGCCAGAAAACTCCCAAAAGCGATCTTGTTCAGTTCGTACATCGTTTTGTCCTCCTTGTGAGCCAGCAGTTCTGTTTGTGGATCCATTGTACCGGACCGGACATTCCCGCGCAACCGACTGGCGGTAGAATTGGCGCAAAACAGTCATTTTTTCTTTTCCAGTCTGCGGTACACCTGCACAGCATCCATGATGTTGGTCTGCTCCGTCGCGTGGTTTCCGGGTGCCCCCAGCGTGACCAGAATGTACTCCTTTCCGTTCACCACGGCAAGGCTGGCAAGGCACAGACCGGCCGCATCCGTGTAGCCGGTCTTGCCGCCCAGGATCTGCCCGCCTGTCACCTCTCCACCGTCCAGCCTGCTCAGCAGGGTGCTGGCCATATACAGTCCCTTCGGGTGCTGCGCTGTGACGCTGCTGGTGTACTGCCCGGTGGTAAACACCGTGCGGAAAGTTTCGTTGTTCAGTGCGGCCTGCAGCAGCACGGCCAGATCTGCCGCACTGGAATAGTGTTCCGGGCTGGTCAGGCCGGTGCAGTTGGCAAAGTGGGTGTGTTTCATGCTCAGCTCCCCGGCTTTCCGGTTCATCAGAGCCACAAAGGCCTCCTCGCTGCCGCTCACCTGCCGGGCCAGCGCCTCACAGCACTCGGCGCCGGAAGGCAGCATGGCTCCGTACAGCAGATCCCGCACCGTGACCGTCTCGCCCGGCTGGAACCCGGCCATGGAAGCGTCTGCCTTGTACAGGGCGGGAAAGATGTCCTCCGGCAAGGTCACCGGCGTGTCCAGGTCCGGCAGCGCTTCCGTTGCCAGCAGCACCGTCATCATCTTGGTCAGGGAGGCCGGAGCGGCTTCCTCACCAGACCGCTTCCGGGCCAAGACCTGCCCGGTCCGGGCATCCATCAGCAGCGCGTGTCGGCTGGACGTGCCCAGCAGGATATTCTGCTGAGCGATCAGCCCGAACAACAGCAGGCCGGCTGCCAGCACCCAAAGCAATCCCCGATATCCGCGTTGGCGTCTGCCGCGGCGGTTTGATTTTGTTTTCATCTTGTTCGCATCCTTTTTTGTAGAATAAGAAAGCGCTTTCATCTCATAGAACGAGACGAAAGCGCCTTTTTCTGCAAACAGGATTTATTTCAGCTTCATGCCGTCGCTGGAAGCGTTGCCCACACACTCACCCAGAACGTGGCCGCCGTTGTGCACCGGGATGCCCACCCCCACCTTGCCAATGTAGCTCAGGGGAACCTTCTGGTCCTGTTCCAGCTGGCGGACGTTCCTTTCCGTCATAGATAGTAAACCCTACAACGGTTATAGAGTCAAGGTTTTGTTTGATGTTTGGCATTCCGGCATCCCCAGACGCAACAAAAAAGCCCTGAGATTTCTCTCAGAGCTTTCTGTTCAAGTCGGCGACTACCTATTTTCACAAGCCGTTTCCAGCTAACTATCTTCGGCACAAGTGAGCTTAACTTCTGTGTTCGGAATGGGAACAGGTGGGACCTCACCGTCATCGACACCGACCGATCTGACTGGTTCAGTATACCATAACTGGTCTACTTTGTCCAGTATTTGTAGAAGGACGTGCCTTCAAAACTGAATAATCACTGCTACTTCATTTTTTCGTTGACTTAAAAGTCTCAAGCGAATTGTGGTCAAGCCCTCGATCTATTAGTACACGCTTGCTGAATGGATCACTCCACTTACACATTGTGCCTATCAACCTTGTAGTCTTCAAGGGATCTTACCTGATTGAATCAGTGGGATATCTTATCTTTGGGTCGGCTTCACGCTTAGATGCTTTCAGCGTTTATCCGATCCGTACATAGTTGCCCAGCTATGCTCTTGGCAGAACAACTGGTGCGCCAGAGGTACGTCCGCTCCGGTCCTCTCGTACTAGGAACAGCTCCCATCAAATATCCTGCGCCCACGACAGATAGGGACCGAACTGTCTCACGACGTTCTGAACCCAGCTCGCGTACCGCTTTAATTGGCGAACAGCCAAACCCTTGGGACCGAATACAGCCCCAGGATGCGATGAGCCGACATCGAGGTGCCAAACCTCCCCGTCGATGTGGACTCTTGGGGGAGATCAGCCTGTTATCCCCAGGGTAACTTTTATCCGTTGAGCGATGGCATTTCCACTCACATACCACCGGATCACTAACTCCAACTTTCGTTACTGCTCGACCCGTCAGTCTCGCAGTTAGGCTCGCTTCTGCGTTTGCACTCTTTTGCTTGATTTCCGTTCAAGCTGAGCGAACCTTTGAACGCCTCCGTTACTCTTTAGGAGGCGACCGCCCCAGTCAAACTGCCCACCTAACAATGTCCCCCGCCTTGATTCAAAGGCGCAGGTTAGAATTCCAATATCGCAAGGATGGTATCCCAACGGCCACTCCATGACCGCCAAAGCGATCACTTCCCAGTGTCCCATCTATCCTGTGCATGCAACATCGAAACCCAATATTAGGCTACAGTAAAGCTCCATGGGGTCTTTCCGTCTTGTCGCGGGTAACCGGCATCTTCACCGGTACTACAATTTCGCCGGGCGGGCTGTCGAGACAGTGCCCAAATCATTACGCCTTTCATGCGGGTCAGAACTTACCTGACAAGGAATTTCGCTACCTTAGGACCGTTATAGTTACGGCCGCCGTTCACTGGGGCTTCGATTCAATGCTTGCACATCTCCTCTTAACCTTCCAGCACCGGGCAGGCGTCAGCTCGTATACGTCATCTTTCGATTTAGCACAAACCTGTGTTTTTGGTAAACAGTTGCTTGGGCCGATTCTCTGCGGCTCCATCGCTGGAGCACCCCTTCTCCCGAAGTTACGGGGTCAATTTGCCGAGTTCCTTAACAACCCTTCTCCCGTTGGCCTTAGAATCTTCTTCCTACCTACCTGTGTCGGTTTGCGGTACGGGCACCGCAGAAATACACACAGCTTTTCTCGCCATCTTCCATCCCGGACTTCGGTACTAACTTCCCTCGATCGCTACCGGAACCAACACCCGGCTCCGAGACTTCAAATGTGTCCCTGTGTTTAACTCTTTTGGTGGTGACGGAATCTCTACCGTCTGTGCATCGGCTACGCCGTTAGGCCTCACCTTAGCTCCCGACTAACCTGGAGCGGACGAACCTTCCTCCAGAAACCTGAGGCTTTCGGCCATGCAGATTCTCACTGCATTCGCGCTACTCATTCCGGCATTCTCACTTCTATACACTCCACAGCCGCTTGCGCTACTGTTTCACCGCGTATACAACGCTCCCCTACCCAATGTATTACTACATTGCCTAAGCTTCGGTGTCAGGTTTAGCCCCGTTAAATTCTCCGCGCAGAGACGCTCGACCAGTGAGCTATTACGCACTCTTTGAATGAGTGGCTGCTTCTGAGCCAACATCCTGGTTGTCTGCGTATCTCCACATCGTTTTCCACTTAACCTGACTTTGGGACCTTAGCTGTAGATCTGGGCTGTTTCCCTTTTGACAATGACATTTATCTGACACTGTCTGACTCCCAACCATCAATATTCTGGCATTCTGAGTTTGATAAGCTTCGCTAACCTCTCGGCCGCTAGGCTATTCAGTGCTTTACCTCCAGATATCTAAGTTGAGGCTAGTCCTAAAACTATTTCGGGGAGAACCAGCTATCTCCGGGTTCGATTGGAATTTCTCCGCTACCCACAGTTCATCCGCCGCCTTTTCAACGGAGGTCGGTTCGGTCCTCCATGGAATTTTACTTCCACTTCAACCTGACCATGGGTAGGTCACCCGGTTTCGGGCCCATTGTATGCAACTTAACGCCCTTTTCAAACTCGCTTTCGCTTCGGCTCCAGACCTTAAGTCCTTAACCTTGCTGCATACAATCGCTCGCCGGACCGTTCTACAAAAAGTACCCTATCACACATTGACGTGCTCTAGGTGCTTGTAGGCACAGGGTTTCAGGTTCTATTTCACTCCCCTCCCGGGGTGCTTTTCACCTTTCCTTCACAGTACTATACGCTATCGGTCACTGGGTAGTATTTAGGGTTGGAGGGTGGTCCCCCCATCTTCCGACCAGGTTTCACGTGTCTGGCCGTACTCTGGATCCTGCGCAGCTCTCTCCGTTTTCACCTACGTGGTTCTCACACTCTCTGACCGGCCTTCCCATGCCGTTCGGTTAACAGATTAAGTCCTAAAAGCAGTCCGTACCCCGCAAGTATTTCTACTCACGGTTTGCCCTCTTCCGCGTTCGCTCGCCACTACTTACGGAATCTCGTTTGATGTCTCTTCCTCGCCCTACTTAGATGTTTCAGTTCAGGCGGTTCCCCCGATACACCTATTTTGAAGTTCAGTGTAACGTACCTGAGTATGAACCCAGGTGAGTTTCCTCATTCAGAGATCCCCGGATCAATGCTTATTTGCAG contains:
- a CDS encoding ABC transporter permease gives rise to the protein MEIIARLANLPGALPGACAQGLIWGIMAIGVYLTYRILDVADLTVDGSFGTGGAVCVMCLLSGMNVWLALLVAVLAGLATGLVTGLLHTFMGIPAILAGILTQLALYSINLKIMGKANQSINVDKYGLLISLRWVKEFALHNPIIMIILVTAVVIGVLYWFFGTELGCAIRATGSNPAMSRAQGINTNFNIVLGLAVSNALVALSGALLSQYQGFADVGMGRGAIVIGLAAVIIGEAVFSRIFHNFALKLVSVSIGAIIYYVVIQLVLTLGFDANLLKLLSASVVAVFLAVPYWKSKYFSKPVKKAQKEDAKNA
- a CDS encoding ABC transporter substrate-binding protein; the protein is MRKITRRSFLAAAAACGAAAALSACGGSSASSAAASSVASSTAASVSAAADGQKFTVGICQLVQHAALDAATQGFEDALTAAFGDNVTFDFQNAQGDSATCATITNGFVSSGVDLIMANATPALQAAQAATNTIPVLGTSVTEYGVALGLDNFSGTVGGNVSGTSDLAPLDQQADMIVEWMPDAKKVGLLYCSAEANSQYQVDEVQKYLETKGVTATQYAFSDSNDLSSVCQKAADENDALYVPTDNTVAANTGIVDGICRPAKKPVFAGEEGICSGCGVATLSISYYDLGYTTGEMAVKILNGESDISTMPIEYTDVTKKYNKAICDDLGLTVPEGYVEIEA
- a CDS encoding YkgJ family cysteine cluster protein; amino-acid sequence: MRDDHIDLCGQVDFTRTEAMPLLEREAQFCFACAGCGDCCRGREDIVVSGFDLWRIAARLRLPPQIVARGYCRASIGQVSHLPVLRLAPVKENRSNCPFLTENHCAIHDAEPLVCALYPLAQEISREGQVSYFLQPTGCGGQVIEARVQDYLSRYDVPAREALDVRWALTCMELEDEVERLEAVLSPVLLRRAQAKLWQALYYHYDYAQPWLPQLEANLHGLKADWAKLTAYQQKQNVQSK
- a CDS encoding helix-turn-helix domain-containing protein, with the translated sequence MYELNKIAFGSFLAQLRREKGMTQKELAACLYVSDKAVSKWERGLSVPDISLLVPLAEQLNVTVAELLQGCRVEEEQRFTREETEELIRKALIFSAEPPERRQARTQKFLPLYGVSVVLGLVETAVVWAVGLAGTEGAMMLLIINVIFGIVYGAYTLFWIPETLPRYYDENHVCNFAQGAIHMNIPGVYYNNRNWLHVIKAMRVWCVVSMLLTPLCTAAAVVFEQATGWQVWRAVFIGYIASLFGAIVIPAKKYQ
- a CDS encoding serine hydrolase, which gives rise to MKTKSNRRGRRQRGYRGLLWVLAAGLLLFGLIAQQNILLGTSSRHALLMDARTGQVLARKRSGEEAAPASLTKMMTVLLATEALPDLDTPVTLPEDIFPALYKADASMAGFQPGETVTVRDLLYGAMLPSGAECCEALARQVSGSEEAFVALMNRKAGELSMKHTHFANCTGLTSPEHYSSAADLAVLLQAALNNETFRTVFTTGQYTSSVTAQHPKGLYMASTLLSRLDGGEVTGGQILGGKTGYTDAAGLCLASLAVVNGKEYILVTLGAPGNHATEQTNIMDAVQVYRRLEKKK